Proteins encoded by one window of Sphaerodactylus townsendi isolate TG3544 linkage group LG02, MPM_Stown_v2.3, whole genome shotgun sequence:
- the PTH gene encoding parathyroid hormone: MTSTRDMANIVIILWAVCLFASSDGKAMMKRSVSEMQIMHNFGEHLHSADRQNWLLEKLQTLHHDGQPAEEAAAVDAKPREVRSWRLMPDHLQTKMQKKQNDWNKAYRGVTLKAKPQ; this comes from the exons ATGACTTCAACCAGAGACATGGCTAATATAGTGATCATTTTATGGGCAGTCTGCTTATTTGCCAGTTCTGATGGGAAAGCCATGAT gaagaggtctgtgagtgaaATGCAGATCATGCACAATTTTGGGGAACACCTTCATTCGGCTGACAGGCAAAACTGGCTCCTTGAGAAACTACAGACTCTACACCATGATGGCCAGcctgctgaagaagcagcagcagtggacgCTAAGCCTCGTGAAGTCAGAAGTTGGAGACTGATGCCTGATCACCTGCAGACAAAGATGCAGAAGAAGCAAAATGATTGGAACAAGGCTTATAGAGGTGTCACACTCAAAGCTAAGCCCCAGTGA